In Salmo salar chromosome ssa03, Ssal_v3.1, whole genome shotgun sequence, a single genomic region encodes these proteins:
- the LOC106599672 gene encoding uncharacterized protein encodes MPYPHRVVNIPTGFKDLLEGVSKAVVKYQPESIPAFAAVFFNALLVFRDEKPGMPIHELMKEFRATKGSHFYRKKNKAVKPQVQPQVTVQGPERSPHPKPILEWEAGPLLMEARCEDVREPFSFISSDQPCSSRDIQAMDAVASTDGGQNECGLQVSATTITLSTGPIPADIAQGLALYRRKIDLESSPRDSPPLGASANNSCARVCSALFERVSFSEISQELDAVLIQTDVLPSESLIIVQTEHVPEMIVFQAHPLLAENAAVAPPPCDVPVRSKCSCASMVGALEDVMAPLEVDGTSQPSYPILASICERAAPVVERPAAMVAEPEESPALEVHSAPVEPQEMTPSRPSIPVGTLELPVSAPAVSDSPAMAVQEVQISVTDRPLAVILHSLSGATSPSETAEDVMLVPMVVSPPESVKKASRESSDFLCPLPAATLETESVSVICPPPSPVTVEIQPSILASPLTAATVETESSNRICPPSVVSVETELANMLSPSAAETVEADSSVVTCPHTAVTDDFVAPVSVCLPVVALEETGVPSVQLPAPAPALTEETLCQSASPCLPTVTAAGESRTPFLVYLPLPAPELAKTPGLLCQLGLGPEEAKSFPFLCLPISDIPRTPSLVTAGLAPAQTAAVAPAAAPDLPRTNLPGVTDIPRTLSYVAAGAQELPRLQSYAANTAEVQEPPRTPSYLANTPGVQEIPHNPSYLKNPAVFQDMCFMCPSVTASNLSRNNSFVHSPAAMAPQQLIRGPCMVSLYPQGGPVMGHCTHSPGQCPASLQQQAGMAPLNHGQQTNTNFMPICSQRPSLCSCLSRTGSHWRFCHLTRPESQGRVGGMICPYQNSQTMMHCNSLDHMANIPMYQDCGHYSSSCHLLPPCSQSSHGSLHTHHMEEPRCSAYNLGTSFVQPQPQTCSSDPLFHFPQQYHLVATPSQERQQALCPLQCPLLQQRHSSLLFCGHQGELSRLGCSSCVPATNQRQNQGGVEQKNNIPSCASLHDKRLDTSSNNNHGCVMNCNPQGN; translated from the exons ATGCCTTATCCACACAGAGTGGTGAATATTCCCACGGGATTCAAGGACTTGCTTGAGGGAGTGAGCAAGGCTGTGGTGAAGTATCAACCGGAGAGTATTCCCGCCTTCGCAGCGGTCTTCTTCAATGCGCTTCTTGTCTTCAGAGACG AGAAGCCAGGCATGCCTATCCATGAGCTTATGAAAGAATTCAGGGCTACAAAAGGCTCTCATT TCTACAGGAAGAAGAATAAAGCTGTAAAACCACAAGTACAGCCGCAGGTCACTGTCCAAGGTCCTGAAAGGTCCCCCCATCCCAAGCCAATCCTGGAGTGGGAGGCAGGCCCGTTGCTAATGGAAGCTAGATGTGAGGATGTCAGGGAGCCTTTCTCCTTCATCTCTAGTGACCAGCCCTGCAGCAGCCGAGACATCCAGGCTATGGATGCAGTGGCTTCTACTGACGGTGGCCAGAACGAGTGTGGCCTGCAGGTCTCTGCCACCACCATCACACTGTCCACAGGGCCCATCCCAGCAGATATTGCCCAGGGCCTGGCCCTGTACCGGCGCAAGATTGACCTAGAGTCGTCCCCCCGGGACTCTCCTCCACTCGGGGCTTCCGCCAACAACTCCTGTGCGCGTGTCTGTTCGGCCCTCTTCGAGCGGGTCTCCTTCAGCGAGATCAGCCAGGAGTTGGATGCGGTGCTGATCCAGACTGACGTGCTCCCATCAGAGTCCCTGATCATCGTGCAGACAGAGCATGTACCCGAGATGATTGTGTTCCAGGCTCATCCCCTATTGGCTGAGAACGCAGCAGTGGCTCCGCCTCCGTGTGACGTCCCTGTCAGGTCTAAGTGCAGCTGTGCCTCGATGGTGGGCGCCCTCGAAGACGTGATGGCACCATTGGAGGTGGACGGTACATCTCAGCCGAGCTATCCCATCTTGGCATCCATCTGTGAGAGAGCAGCTCCCGTGGTGGAGAGACCAGCTGCCATGGTCGCTGAGCCTGAGGAGTCTCCAGCCCTTGAGGTCCACTCTGCACCAGTCGAACCCCAGGAGATGACACCCTCAAGGCCCTCCATCCCAGTGGGAACACTGGAGCTCCCTGTTTCAGCCCCTGCTGTGTCTGACTCCCCTGCTATGGCTGTCCAAGAGGTGCAGATTAGTGTGACTGATCGTCCTCTCGCAGTCATCCTACACTCCCTCTCTGGTGCAACTTCACCATCCGAGACAGCAGAGGATGTGATGCTGGTTCCTATGGTAGTGTCCCCTCCTGAATCAGTCAAAAAGGCGTCGAGAGAGTCCTCTGATTTTCTGTGTCCTCTTCCTGCAGCAACATTGGAGACTGAGTCTGTTAGTGTGATTTGTCCCCCTCCTTCTCCAGTGACTGTGGAGATCCAACCTTCCATTCTGGCTTCTCCCCTTACTGCTGCAACCGTGGAGACAGAATCCTCCAATCGGATTTGTCCTCCTTCTGTGGTCAGCGTGGAGACGGAATTGGCCAATATGCTATCTCCTTCTGCTGCAGAGACAGTGGAGGCCGACTCTTCTGTTGTGACCTGTCCCCATACTGCAGTGACCGACGACTTTGTGGCCCCTGTTTCTGTGTGCCTCCCTGTTGTGGCACTAGAAGAGACCGGTGTCCCCAGTGTGCAGCTCCCAGCTCCTGCGCCTGCCTTGACAGAGGAAACTCTGTGCCAGTCTGCTTCACCATGCCTACCCACCGTCACGGCCGCAGGAGAGTCCAGAACCCCCTTCTTGGTCTACCTCCCACTGCCTGCTCCAGAGCTGGCTAAGACCCCTGGTCTGTTGTGCCAACTGGGCCTGGGACCAGAGGAAGCCAAGAGCTTCCCTTTCCTGTGTCTCCCTATTTCTGACATCCCCAGGACCCCAAGTCTTGTGACTGCCGGCCTGGCTCCAGCTCAGACTGCGGCTGTGGCTCCTGCTGCTGCTCCGGATTTACCAAGGACCAACCTCCCTGGAGTGACAGATATCCCCAGGACCCTGAGTTATGTGGCGGCTGGAGCTCAGGAGCTACCACGGCTCCAGAGCTATGCGGCTAACACCGCTGAAGTCCAGGAGCCACCGAGGACCCCCAGCTATCTGGCTAACACCCCTGGAGTTCAGGAAATACCACACAACCCCAGCTATCTGAAAAACCCAGCTGTCTTCCAAGATATGTGCTTTATGTGCCCCTCCGTTACCGCCTCCAATCTGTCCAGGAACAATAGCTTTGTGCACTCTCCAGCTGCCATGGCTCCACAGCAGCTGATTAGGGGCCCGTGTATGGTGTCTCTGTACCCCCAGGGAGGGCCTGTGATGGGCCACTGTACTCACTCCCCAGGGCAGTGTCCTGCATCTCTGCAGCAGCAGGCTGGCATGGCTCCGCTCAACCACGGACAGCAGACCAACACCAACTTCATGCCCATTTGTTCTCAAAGGCCAA GCCTGTGTAGCTGCCTCAGCAGGACCGGCAGCCACTGGCGCTTCTGCCACCTGACGCGACCCGAGTCCCAGGGCAGGGTGGGCGGCATGATCTGCCCCTACCAGAACTCCCAGACCATGATGCACTGCAACAGCCTGGATCACATGGCCAACATCCCCATGTACCAGGACTGTGGCCACTACTCTAGCAGCTGCCACCTGCTGCCACCGTGCTCCCAGTCGTCCCACGGCAGCCTGCACACCCACCACATGGAGGAGCCCCGTTGCTCTGCTTACAACCTGGGCACCTCCTTcgtccagccccagccccagaccTGCTCCTCCGACCCCCTCTTCCACTTCCCCCAGCAGTACCACCTGGTGGCCACCCCCTCCCAGGAGAGGCAGCAGGCCCTGTGCCCTCTCCAGTGCCCACTGCTGCAGCAGCGCCACAGCTCCCTGCTCTTTTGTGGGCACCAGGGGGAGCTGAGCAGGCTGGGCTGCTCCAGCTGTGTCCCTGCCACCAACCAGAGACAGAACCAGGGAGGGGTGGAGCAGAAGAACAACATCCCCAGCTGCGCATCGCTTCATGACAAAAGATTAGACACAAGCTCAAACAACAATCACG GCTGTGTCATGAACTGCAATCCCCAGGGCAACTAA